A genomic window from Sebastes fasciatus isolate fSebFas1 chromosome 7, fSebFas1.pri, whole genome shotgun sequence includes:
- the dynll2a gene encoding dynein, light chain, LC8-type 2a: MTDRKAVIKNADMSEDMQQDAVDCATQAMEKYNIEKDIAAYIKKEFDKKYNPTWHCIVGRNFGSYVTHETKHFIYFYLGQVAILLFKSG, from the exons ATGACTGACAGGAAAGCTGTGATCAAGAACGCAGACATGTCCGAGGACATGCAGCAGGACGCGGTGGACTGTGCCACCCAGGCCATGGAGAAGTACAACATAGAGAAGGACATCGCAGCCTACATCAAGAAG GAGTTTGACAAGAAGTACAACCCCACCTGGCACTGCATCGTCGGGAGGAACTTCGGCAGCTACGTCACCCACGAGACAAAGCATTTCATTTACTTCTACTTGGGCCAAGTGGCCATCTTACTCTTCAAGTCTGGCTGA